In one Saccharibacillus brassicae genomic region, the following are encoded:
- a CDS encoding DedA family protein has protein sequence MELFKLVQQLFEHYGYLVMFLGLFLEFIALPFPGETTMAYAGYLSYTGSLRFDLLLLVAFLGTTIGMSITYVIGKKAGLPALLRFGGWFFKESKLIKTQKFFSKYGPALIFFGYFIPGVRHFTGYFAGIMNIPFKKFALYAYTGALFWTLLFLGLGKIFGPQWSVAFKLAEQYVVWIAAVAALLLGVFLIFKYRALAASIAAALPRYLSGKKRPARAKPARPQPASGEIALLRRRLKRAHIVKLAPGRFPSKIVLKSRIKP, from the coding sequence ATGGAACTATTCAAACTGGTCCAGCAGCTGTTCGAACATTACGGATACCTGGTCATGTTTCTGGGGTTGTTCCTGGAATTCATCGCCCTCCCGTTTCCCGGCGAAACGACGATGGCCTATGCCGGGTACTTGTCGTATACGGGATCGCTGCGATTCGACCTGCTGCTGCTCGTCGCTTTTCTCGGCACCACGATCGGTATGAGCATCACGTACGTAATCGGCAAAAAAGCGGGATTGCCTGCCCTGCTGCGCTTCGGCGGCTGGTTTTTCAAAGAAAGCAAGCTAATCAAAACGCAGAAGTTTTTCTCGAAATACGGTCCGGCGCTTATCTTTTTCGGCTATTTCATCCCCGGCGTGCGCCATTTTACGGGCTACTTTGCCGGCATCATGAACATTCCGTTCAAAAAGTTCGCCCTGTACGCTTACACCGGCGCGCTATTCTGGACGCTGCTGTTTCTCGGCCTCGGCAAAATCTTCGGGCCGCAGTGGTCGGTCGCGTTCAAGCTGGCCGAACAGTATGTCGTCTGGATCGCGGCCGTTGCCGCCCTGCTGCTCGGCGTCTTCCTGATTTTCAAATACCGGGCGCTGGCCGCTTCGATCGCAGCCGCGCTGCCCCGTTACCTGTCGGGGAAGAAGCGGCCCGCCCGCGCCAAACCTGCGCGGCCGCAGCCGGCTTCCGGCGAGATCGCGCTTCTTCGCCGGCGCCTGAAGCGCGCCCATATCGTCAAGCTTGCGCCGGGACGCTTCCCGTCGAAGATCGTGCTGAAATCGCGCATCAAGCCGTGA
- the guaA gene encoding glutamine-hydrolyzing GMP synthase, with amino-acid sequence MNKPNELIVVLDFGGQYNQLIARRIRDLGVFSELMPYNTPVERLRELNPAGIVFSGGPLSVYEEGAPHVDPAIYELGLPIFGICYGMQLMAQQLGGKVERAGKREYGKADVEFLHNSVLTQGLDAKQTVWMSHGDHVVTLPEGFVLEAGTESAPIAAMSHKERNLHAVQFHPEVRHSVYGNEMIKNFLYEVCKCSGEWTMESFIEDAIQDIRNKVGDRKVLCALSGGVDSSVVAMLIHRAIGDQLTCMFIDHGLLRKGEAESVMETFVGKFDIHVVKIDAQERFLSKLAGVEDPEQKRKIIGNEFIYCFDEESAKLGDFDFLAQGTLYTDIVESGTATAQTIKSHHNVGGLPADMKFSLIEPLNTLFKDEVRKVGEELGMPHAIVWRQPFPGPGLAIRVLGEVTEEKLTIVRDSDLILREEIAKAGLESEIWQYFTALPNMKSVGVMGDARTYSYTVGIRAVTSIDGMTADWARIPWDILEKISVRIVNEVDNVNRIVYDVTSKPPSTIEWE; translated from the coding sequence ATGAATAAACCGAACGAACTCATTGTCGTATTGGACTTTGGGGGACAATATAACCAACTGATTGCCAGAAGAATTCGTGATTTGGGCGTATTTAGCGAGCTAATGCCGTACAATACCCCGGTTGAACGCCTGCGTGAACTGAATCCGGCGGGGATCGTCTTCTCCGGAGGCCCGCTCAGCGTATACGAAGAAGGAGCGCCTCACGTCGATCCGGCCATTTACGAGCTCGGCCTGCCGATCTTCGGCATCTGCTACGGCATGCAGCTCATGGCGCAGCAGCTCGGCGGCAAAGTCGAACGCGCGGGCAAACGCGAATACGGCAAAGCCGACGTCGAGTTTTTGCATAACAGCGTCCTGACCCAGGGCCTTGATGCCAAGCAGACCGTCTGGATGAGCCACGGCGACCACGTCGTGACGCTGCCGGAAGGCTTCGTGCTGGAAGCGGGCACCGAATCCGCGCCGATCGCGGCGATGAGCCACAAGGAACGCAACCTGCACGCGGTGCAGTTCCACCCGGAAGTGCGCCACTCCGTCTACGGCAACGAGATGATCAAGAACTTCCTGTACGAAGTGTGCAAATGCAGCGGCGAATGGACGATGGAATCGTTTATCGAAGACGCGATTCAGGATATCCGCAACAAAGTCGGCGACCGCAAAGTGCTGTGCGCGCTGAGCGGCGGCGTCGATTCGTCCGTCGTGGCGATGCTGATCCACCGCGCGATCGGCGATCAGCTGACGTGCATGTTTATCGACCACGGCCTGCTGCGCAAAGGCGAAGCGGAAAGCGTCATGGAGACGTTCGTCGGCAAATTCGATATCCACGTGGTCAAGATCGACGCGCAGGAACGTTTCCTGAGCAAGCTCGCAGGCGTCGAAGACCCGGAGCAGAAGCGTAAAATTATCGGCAACGAATTCATCTACTGCTTCGACGAAGAATCGGCCAAGCTCGGCGATTTCGACTTCCTGGCGCAGGGTACGCTGTACACGGACATCGTGGAGAGCGGAACAGCGACGGCGCAGACGATCAAGTCGCACCATAACGTCGGCGGCCTGCCGGCGGACATGAAGTTCAGCCTGATCGAACCGCTGAACACGCTGTTCAAGGACGAAGTGCGCAAAGTCGGCGAAGAGCTCGGCATGCCGCATGCGATCGTCTGGCGCCAGCCTTTCCCGGGCCCGGGTCTCGCGATCCGCGTGTTGGGCGAAGTGACGGAAGAGAAGCTGACGATCGTGCGCGATTCGGACCTGATCCTGCGCGAAGAGATCGCCAAAGCGGGTCTCGAAAGCGAGATCTGGCAGTATTTCACGGCGCTGCCGAACATGAAGAGCGTCGGCGTCATGGGCGACGCGCGCACGTATTCGTACACCGTCGGCATCCGCGCGGTCACTTCGATCGACGGCATGACCGCCGACTGGGCGCGTATTCCGTGGGACATTCTGGAGAAAATTTCGGTCCGCATCGTTAACGAAGTGGACAACGTCAATCGCATCGTGTACGACGTGACGTCCAAACCGCCTTCCACGATCGAGTGGGAATAG
- a CDS encoding multidrug effflux MFS transporter translates to MNKNSSSRWSVIGLALLLGVFSTLGPFTIDMYLPAFPEIAKDFGTTASLVQFSLTACLLGLGIGQLVVGPLSDAYGRRRPLLIGIIAYVIISLACAYSPNIGMLIVLRFAQGFAASAGIVISRAIARDLYSGHKLTKFFSLLLLVGNLGPLVAPIAGSGVLNFTTWPGVFVSLSILGVFLYLMTQFRLKESHPPERRVSPNFKSQLLNYGVMLRDRKFVGYMLAQGILTGGVFAYVAATPFVYQNIYGVSPTMFSVLFASNGISLMIGSQIVGRISHRVPEQKLIVVGLWMAFLSSIVVAGVTLVEGPLFALVIPLFFFVCSISITSTAAFPLAMESQSKNAGSAAALLGLVPFVLGGLVAPIVGIAGEDTAVPLGFTLMGTSLAAILAYFMLVRKAEQAEQ, encoded by the coding sequence ATGAATAAGAACAGCAGCAGTCGATGGAGCGTGATCGGGCTCGCTTTATTGCTGGGTGTATTTTCGACGTTGGGACCGTTTACGATCGACATGTATTTGCCCGCGTTTCCCGAAATCGCAAAAGACTTTGGTACGACCGCTTCTTTGGTACAATTCAGCTTGACCGCTTGTTTGCTCGGACTCGGCATCGGACAGTTGGTCGTCGGGCCTTTGAGCGATGCTTACGGCAGACGCCGGCCTTTGTTGATCGGCATCATTGCGTACGTCATTATATCGTTGGCCTGCGCGTATTCCCCGAATATCGGCATGTTGATCGTGCTCCGGTTTGCGCAAGGGTTCGCGGCTTCCGCCGGAATCGTCATATCGCGCGCGATTGCCCGCGATCTGTACAGCGGTCATAAACTGACCAAATTTTTCTCTCTGCTGCTGCTTGTAGGCAATCTCGGACCGTTGGTCGCTCCGATTGCCGGAAGCGGAGTGCTGAACTTTACGACATGGCCGGGCGTCTTCGTGTCCTTGTCGATTCTGGGCGTTTTCCTGTATTTGATGACGCAGTTTCGTCTCAAGGAAAGCCATCCTCCCGAACGACGCGTCTCGCCGAATTTCAAATCCCAGCTGCTTAATTACGGCGTGATGCTGCGCGATCGGAAGTTCGTGGGTTACATGTTGGCGCAGGGCATCCTGACGGGAGGGGTGTTCGCCTACGTGGCAGCTACGCCTTTCGTTTATCAAAATATTTACGGAGTGTCTCCGACGATGTTCTCCGTATTGTTCGCTTCCAACGGGATCAGCTTGATGATCGGTTCCCAAATCGTCGGGCGGATCTCGCACCGGGTTCCGGAGCAGAAGCTGATCGTAGTCGGCTTATGGATGGCGTTCCTGTCCAGTATCGTCGTGGCAGGGGTGACGCTTGTGGAAGGACCGCTGTTTGCTTTGGTTATTCCTTTGTTTTTCTTCGTATGTTCGATCAGCATTACGTCCACGGCCGCTTTCCCGCTCGCCATGGAGAGTCAGTCCAAAAACGCGGGCAGCGCGGCGGCCTTGCTCGGCCTTGTCCCGTTCGTACTCGGAGGGCTCGTCGCGCCGATCGTCGGCATTGCGGGCGAGGACACGGCCGTTCCGCTCGGTTTTACTTTGATGGGCACAAGCCTTGCCGCGATTCTGGCTTACTTTATGCTGGTGAGAAAAGCGGAGCAGGCGGAACAATGA
- a CDS encoding ABC transporter ATP-binding protein, translating into MYVELRDVDKNYRGFKALDGVSFTVEKGRLVGLLGPSGSGKTTLLRTLAGLVHPDAGDIFIDGSRVNDVPASRRGIGFVFQNYALFRYMTVFDNIAFGLAVEKKDKPFIRERVNGLIDLIGLRGLEKRYPHQLSGGQRQRVAFARALAPNPHLLLLDEPFAAIDAKIRKELRIWLRETINSLGITSIFVTHDQDEAVEVADEIIIVNKGRIEQKGTPAHIYKQPATPFAARFIGESLVLDRYEALHGFEQYAGYDKAVIRPELVRITKHGKQQQLHAAEDGIVEEVFFRGSLIEVHVNVKGMRLVGYLSPEEDELSPGERVSVLVYRLYVYDEDRVQLVENRALQNADTVFI; encoded by the coding sequence ATGTACGTTGAACTGCGTGACGTAGACAAAAATTATCGGGGATTCAAAGCGCTGGACGGCGTCTCGTTCACGGTGGAAAAAGGACGGCTCGTCGGGCTGCTCGGCCCGTCCGGCAGCGGCAAAACGACTCTGCTGCGGACGCTTGCGGGACTGGTGCATCCGGATGCGGGAGACATTTTCATCGACGGCAGCCGGGTGAACGACGTGCCGGCCAGCCGGCGCGGCATCGGCTTCGTATTCCAGAACTACGCGCTGTTTCGCTATATGACCGTGTTCGACAATATCGCATTCGGCCTGGCGGTCGAGAAGAAGGACAAACCGTTTATCCGGGAGCGGGTCAACGGGCTGATCGACCTGATCGGACTGCGCGGCCTGGAAAAGCGCTACCCGCACCAGCTGTCCGGCGGGCAGCGTCAGCGCGTGGCGTTCGCCCGGGCGCTCGCGCCCAATCCGCATCTGCTGCTGCTGGACGAACCGTTCGCGGCGATCGACGCCAAGATTCGCAAAGAGCTGCGCATCTGGCTGCGGGAGACGATCAACTCGCTCGGCATCACGAGCATTTTCGTGACCCACGATCAGGACGAAGCGGTCGAAGTGGCCGACGAGATCATTATCGTGAACAAGGGACGCATCGAGCAAAAAGGCACGCCGGCGCATATCTACAAACAGCCCGCGACGCCGTTTGCCGCCCGGTTCATCGGGGAATCGCTCGTGCTCGACCGCTACGAGGCGCTGCACGGCTTCGAACAGTACGCCGGCTACGACAAAGCGGTCATCCGGCCGGAACTGGTTCGCATTACCAAGCACGGCAAACAGCAGCAGCTGCACGCGGCCGAAGACGGCATCGTCGAAGAAGTCTTTTTCCGGGGCAGCCTGATCGAAGTGCACGTCAACGTCAAAGGCATGCGGCTGGTCGGCTATCTCTCGCCCGAAGAAGACGAGCTGTCGCCCGGCGAACGGGTCAGCGTGCTCGTGTACCGGCTGTACGTGTACGACGAAGACCGGGTGCAGCTGGTGGAGAACCGGGCGCTTCAAAATGCCGATACGGTGTTTATTTGA
- the cysW gene encoding sulfate ABC transporter permease subunit CysW, producing MENLLTDPRPDREARPKSDPVPTRPPGRAARLTLITLGVLFILVMLILPLVTVCVYALKQGWDVFANAVTDPYAIKALQLTLLTTVVAVICNTIFGVFASWAISKFHFRGKQFLTTLIDIPFAISPVIAGLVFILVFGRIGWAYDFLQAHDLKVVFAVPGIILATIFVTFPFVARQLIPLMQAQGTDEEEAAALMGAKGWTIYRKVTLPHIKWALLYGVILCTARALGEFGAVSVVSGHLRGKTNTLPLHIEILFNEFQLTAAFAVSAILVVAAVLILILRNIVEFKGRKEERDHVR from the coding sequence ATGGAAAACCTGCTCACCGATCCCCGTCCCGACCGCGAAGCGCGGCCCAAGTCCGATCCGGTGCCGACGCGTCCGCCCGGCCGGGCGGCACGCTTGACCTTGATCACGCTCGGCGTGCTGTTCATTCTGGTCATGCTGATCCTGCCGCTCGTCACCGTCTGCGTGTACGCGCTCAAGCAGGGCTGGGACGTGTTCGCCAACGCCGTCACCGATCCTTACGCGATCAAGGCGCTTCAGCTTACGCTGCTGACTACCGTCGTCGCGGTGATCTGCAACACGATTTTCGGCGTCTTCGCTTCGTGGGCGATCAGCAAGTTCCATTTTCGCGGCAAGCAGTTCCTGACTACGCTGATCGATATTCCGTTCGCCATCTCGCCCGTCATCGCGGGCCTCGTATTCATTCTCGTGTTCGGACGGATCGGCTGGGCCTACGATTTCCTGCAGGCGCACGATCTCAAAGTCGTGTTCGCCGTGCCGGGCATCATTCTGGCGACGATCTTCGTCACGTTCCCGTTCGTCGCGCGCCAACTTATCCCGCTCATGCAGGCGCAGGGCACCGACGAAGAAGAAGCCGCGGCCCTGATGGGCGCCAAAGGCTGGACGATCTACCGCAAAGTGACGCTGCCGCATATCAAGTGGGCCCTGCTGTACGGGGTCATTCTCTGCACGGCGCGGGCGCTCGGCGAGTTCGGCGCGGTGTCCGTCGTCTCGGGACATCTGCGCGGCAAGACGAACACGCTGCCGCTGCATATCGAGATTCTGTTCAACGAATTCCAACTGACCGCGGCGTTTGCCGTCTCGGCCATTCTGGTCGTCGCGGCGGTGCTGATCCTGATTTTGCGCAATATCGTCGAATTCAAAGGCCGTAAGGAGGAACGCGACCATGTACGTTGA
- the cysT gene encoding sulfate ABC transporter permease subunit CysT encodes MGSVKLFRQKNRVIPGFGLSMGITISMLGLIVMIPLLSIFVVLSGVGPAELWQSIRDPQAVAAYKVSLLCALSAALINAVFGTILAWILVRYRFPGRRILDGLIELPFALPTAVAGIALTTLYADSGWIGSLLLPLGIKVAYTPIGITIALIFIGIPFVVRSIQPVLEKLDASYEEAAAILGASPVRIFRKVVFPEIRPALLTGFGLAFARGLGEYGSVIFIAGNIPYETQILPLIVMSKLEQFNYGAAASIALVMIVFSFLILFAINLVQSRLDYAAKGAE; translated from the coding sequence ATGGGAAGTGTGAAGCTGTTCCGCCAAAAAAACAGGGTCATCCCCGGCTTTGGGCTGTCGATGGGCATCACGATCTCCATGCTCGGGCTGATCGTCATGATTCCGCTGCTCTCCATCTTCGTCGTCTTGTCGGGCGTCGGCCCCGCGGAACTGTGGCAGTCGATCCGCGATCCTCAGGCCGTCGCCGCCTATAAGGTGAGCCTGCTCTGCGCGCTGTCGGCCGCGCTGATCAACGCCGTGTTCGGCACGATCCTGGCGTGGATCCTCGTCCGCTACCGCTTTCCGGGCAGGCGGATTCTGGACGGCCTGATCGAGCTGCCGTTCGCCCTGCCGACCGCGGTGGCGGGCATCGCGCTGACGACGCTGTACGCGGACAGCGGATGGATCGGCAGCCTGCTGCTGCCGCTGGGCATCAAGGTCGCCTATACGCCGATCGGCATTACGATCGCGCTGATCTTTATCGGTATTCCGTTCGTCGTACGCTCGATCCAGCCGGTGCTGGAGAAGCTGGACGCTTCGTACGAAGAAGCGGCGGCGATCCTCGGCGCAAGCCCGGTTCGTATTTTCCGCAAAGTCGTGTTCCCGGAGATCCGCCCCGCGCTGCTGACCGGCTTCGGGCTTGCGTTCGCGCGGGGACTCGGCGAATACGGCAGCGTCATCTTTATCGCCGGCAATATTCCGTACGAGACGCAGATCCTGCCGCTGATCGTCATGAGCAAGCTGGAACAGTTCAACTACGGGGCGGCCGCTTCGATCGCGCTCGTCATGATCGTCTTCTCTTTTCTGATCCTGTTCGCGATCAATCTCGTGCAGTCGAGGCTCGATTACGCGGCGAAAGGAGCGGAGTGA
- a CDS encoding sulfate ABC transporter substrate-binding protein, giving the protein MRKPYPHGLHAMKKKALLGLTLLVAVSPLAACGSNGAATGAAAGAAAGSDRPASVEITNVSYDPTRELYEAYNKLFQNHWKETEGQDVSVVQSHGGSGKQARSVLEGNEADVVTLALEQDVAELEKGGLIEPGWVDEFDKQSSPYTSTIVFLVRKGNPKGIKDWNDIVKSGVEVITPNPKTSGGARWNFLAAWAYAQAQGGGDEAKSTAFVKSLYDNVTVLDTGARGATTTFVENKQGDVLLAWENEAFLSIKEHPDDYEIVTPSISILAQPSVAVVDEVAKKRGTEAVATEYLRYLYSDEAQKLAGDNYYRPSNPEILSTFKDIFDLDLKLVNIDDEFGGWQAATEKFFADGAIFDQIYQK; this is encoded by the coding sequence ATGAGAAAGCCATACCCGCACGGACTGCACGCGATGAAGAAAAAGGCTTTGCTGGGCTTGACGCTGCTGGTAGCGGTGTCCCCGCTCGCGGCCTGCGGCTCGAACGGAGCCGCGACGGGCGCGGCGGCCGGCGCCGCGGCGGGTTCGGACCGACCGGCCTCGGTCGAGATCACGAACGTCTCCTACGACCCGACGCGCGAACTGTACGAAGCGTATAACAAGCTGTTCCAGAATCACTGGAAAGAAACCGAAGGCCAAGACGTCAGCGTCGTCCAGTCGCACGGCGGTTCCGGCAAGCAGGCGCGTTCGGTGCTGGAAGGCAACGAAGCCGACGTCGTGACGCTCGCGCTGGAACAGGACGTGGCCGAGCTGGAAAAAGGCGGACTGATCGAGCCGGGCTGGGTGGACGAATTCGACAAACAAAGTTCGCCCTATACGTCCACCATCGTCTTCCTTGTCCGCAAAGGCAATCCGAAAGGGATCAAAGACTGGAACGATATCGTCAAAAGCGGCGTCGAGGTGATCACCCCGAACCCGAAAACGTCCGGCGGCGCGCGCTGGAACTTCCTGGCCGCCTGGGCTTATGCGCAGGCGCAGGGCGGCGGCGACGAAGCGAAATCGACCGCATTCGTCAAAAGCCTCTACGATAACGTGACGGTGCTCGACACGGGCGCCCGCGGCGCGACGACGACGTTCGTCGAGAACAAGCAGGGCGACGTGCTGCTCGCCTGGGAGAACGAAGCGTTCCTGTCAATCAAGGAACATCCGGACGACTACGAGATCGTCACGCCGAGCATCAGCATCCTTGCGCAGCCTTCGGTCGCCGTCGTCGACGAGGTCGCGAAAAAGCGCGGCACCGAGGCGGTCGCGACGGAATATTTGCGCTATCTGTACTCCGACGAAGCGCAGAAGCTCGCCGGCGACAACTATTACCGCCCGTCGAATCCCGAGATCCTGTCGACATTCAAAGACATATTCGACCTCGATCTGAAGCTCGTGAACATCGACGACGAGTTCGGCGGCTGGCAGGCGGCGACGGAGAAATTTTTCGCGGACGGCGCGATTTTCGACCAAATTTACCAAAAATAA
- a CDS encoding LacI family DNA-binding transcriptional regulator: MTLKEIAELAGVSTSTVSRIINSSDDSFARKSVRDRVWKIIHETGYVPNQSARELKQGRREEAVARCTTLACILGRTRDLEDNPFFAQTARAIEQQALEKGCTVSAYHSVFDLQQAPQGRSPNIPRADGAIVLGRLGTPTRALLERHYRNLVYVGRNVIDSQWDQVVCDGYEAARTALLHLIGLGHKRIAYIGDTEDEIRYRAYTDTLQAHGLEADPALIASVSQDGPGGYAGADLLLRAASPLPTAAFCATDITAIAAIKRFAEAGIRIPAQLSVIGIDDIEVAQYVSPVLTTVSIPKVEMGRMAVRTLLDRINREHRLPMQIFLPHKLLIRESTAPPESTGTHASTILLRGKRS; the protein is encoded by the coding sequence ATGACTTTGAAGGAGATTGCGGAGCTTGCCGGAGTGTCGACGTCGACCGTATCGCGCATCATCAATTCTTCCGATGACAGCTTCGCGCGCAAATCGGTTCGGGATCGGGTCTGGAAAATCATTCACGAAACCGGGTACGTGCCCAACCAGTCGGCGCGGGAGCTCAAACAGGGACGACGCGAAGAGGCGGTCGCCCGATGTACGACGCTCGCCTGCATCCTCGGACGGACCCGGGACCTGGAAGACAATCCGTTTTTCGCGCAGACCGCCCGGGCGATCGAACAGCAGGCGCTGGAAAAAGGCTGCACCGTGTCGGCTTACCATTCGGTGTTCGATCTTCAGCAGGCGCCGCAAGGCCGCAGTCCGAACATTCCCCGGGCGGACGGCGCCATCGTGCTCGGACGCCTGGGAACGCCGACGCGTGCTCTCCTCGAACGGCATTATCGCAATCTTGTCTACGTCGGACGCAACGTGATCGACTCGCAATGGGACCAGGTCGTGTGCGACGGCTACGAAGCGGCCCGGACGGCGCTGCTGCATCTGATCGGGCTCGGGCACAAGCGCATCGCGTACATCGGCGACACCGAGGACGAGATTCGCTACCGCGCCTACACGGACACGCTTCAGGCGCACGGCCTCGAAGCCGATCCGGCGCTGATTGCTTCCGTCTCGCAGGACGGTCCGGGCGGATATGCGGGCGCGGACCTGCTGCTCCGCGCCGCAAGCCCGCTGCCGACCGCCGCGTTCTGCGCCACGGACATTACGGCGATCGCGGCGATCAAGCGGTTTGCCGAAGCCGGCATCCGGATTCCCGCGCAGCTCTCCGTGATCGGCATCGACGATATCGAAGTGGCCCAGTACGTCTCTCCCGTCCTGACGACGGTCAGCATTCCCAAGGTCGAAATGGGCCGGATGGCGGTTCGCACGCTGCTCGACCGGATCAACCGGGAACATCGGCTGCCCATGCAAATCTTTCTGCCGCATAAGCTGCTGATTCGCGAAAGCACGGCTCCGCCGGAATCGACCGGCACGCACGCATCGACCATTTTGTTAAGGGGGAAACGATCATGA
- a CDS encoding DUF1349 domain-containing protein — MEYIPAQIDRLKTMTEPERLETSEGVLKLHTRADTDFWLKTHYGFERYNGHVLYDEIVGDFVAVTELTMDPRYTFDQSGLFVEVDRDNWLKTSVEYIPGAPSHLGAVVTRGGYSDWSTRNADADLFERRLQFKVTREGEDFLIHAREADGEWEQLRIAHLDCPEGAALKVGLYSASPGTEGGFETSFHRFEIRKHERAADSAS, encoded by the coding sequence ATGGAATACATACCCGCACAGATCGACCGTTTGAAAACGATGACCGAACCGGAACGTCTCGAGACGTCGGAGGGGGTGCTCAAGCTGCATACCCGCGCCGATACCGATTTTTGGCTCAAAACGCATTACGGTTTCGAACGTTATAACGGACATGTGCTGTACGACGAGATCGTAGGAGATTTCGTCGCCGTCACCGAGCTGACGATGGACCCCCGTTACACGTTCGACCAATCCGGTCTGTTCGTGGAAGTCGACCGCGACAACTGGCTCAAGACGTCGGTGGAATACATTCCGGGCGCGCCTTCGCATCTGGGTGCGGTCGTGACGCGCGGCGGCTACTCCGACTGGTCGACGCGCAACGCGGACGCGGACCTGTTCGAACGCCGGCTGCAGTTCAAGGTGACGCGCGAAGGCGAAGATTTTCTGATCCATGCGCGCGAAGCGGACGGGGAATGGGAACAGCTGCGTATCGCCCATCTGGACTGCCCGGAAGGCGCGGCGTTGAAAGTCGGCCTGTATTCGGCAAGTCCGGGCACGGAAGGCGGCTTCGAGACATCGTTCCACCGATTCGAGATCCGCAAGCACGAGCGCGCCGCGGACTCTGCGTCCTAA
- a CDS encoding MmcQ/YjbR family DNA-binding protein, giving the protein MEVTDEWIRETCLELPGTEAFLKEEWGSLLYRIGGKYFAMRGTDNEGRQILTLKCDPRLAEEYRERYAQIVPGYYSNKSHWNSVLLEQGGLEPEFLRGMIRHSYELVRGGLTKKLRDELPPLPETS; this is encoded by the coding sequence GTGGAAGTGACGGACGAATGGATTCGCGAGACGTGTCTGGAACTGCCGGGGACGGAAGCTTTTTTGAAAGAAGAATGGGGCAGTCTGCTGTATCGGATCGGCGGCAAATATTTTGCGATGCGCGGAACGGATAACGAAGGCCGGCAGATTCTGACGCTTAAATGCGATCCCCGGCTGGCCGAAGAGTATCGGGAACGCTATGCGCAGATCGTGCCCGGCTACTACTCCAACAAGTCCCACTGGAACAGCGTGCTGCTCGAACAGGGAGGATTGGAGCCCGAATTTCTGCGCGGAATGATCCGTCACTCCTACGAATTGGTGCGCGGCGGACTAACGAAGAAGCTGCGGGACGAACTTCCACCGCTGCCGGAAACGTCCTAA